A genomic stretch from Phaenicophaeus curvirostris isolate KB17595 unplaced genomic scaffold, BPBGC_Pcur_1.0 scaffold_84, whole genome shotgun sequence includes:
- the FBXL19 gene encoding F-box/LRR-repeat protein 19, with product MRLRGGRPPNRSPPGGPPLTPAPPDPEVLSCRRARLERFRQMCRLLERLPPPSSSSSSSGSDSGGSPPAPDDAADDDDSDAAISCVSSSPRVAEASGSGAVARVPWPLGPGRAGERLERHEVRPPPASPDPERLPLACGAAHALPRDAWLRVFRHLSPRELCLCMSVCRTWSRWCCDRRLWPRVDLSGRAPITPPMLSGLVRRQPLALDLSWTRVSRKQLSWLVARLHGLRELVLSGCSWGAVSALGSAPLASLRLLDLRWVPELSDTRLRELLLPRDPRHAPPEGRGRLPNLVELRLAGLEVTEASLRLVARQAPQLATLDLSHCGRLGDGALAALGALRHSLAELNLAGCPRVTDRVLRGLGRCPVLRRVDLRCCRQVSPEACARVCQSPGAFRLPEDRLLLRDT from the exons ATGCGGCTCCGTGGGGGGCGACCCCCGAATCGCAGCCCCCCGGGGGGCCCCCCCCTGACCCCGGCCCCCCCCGACCCCGAg GTCCTCTCGTGCCGCCGGGCCCGCCTGGAGCGCTTCCGCCAGATGTGCCGCCTGCTGGAGCGCCTCCCgcctccctccagctccagctccagctccggCTCCGACTCGGGGGGTTCCCCTCCGGCTCCGGATGACGCCGCCGATGACGACGACTCCGACGCCGCCATTTCTTGCGTCTCGTCTTCTCCTCGCGTTGCGGAAGCTTCCGGCAGCGGGGCGGTGGCTCGCGTGCCGTGGCCGCTGGGGCCCGGGCGGGCCGGCGAGCGGCTGGAACGGCACGAGGTGCGGCCGCCCCCGGCCTCGCCGGACCCCGAGCGGCTGCCCCTGGCCTGCGGCGCCGCCCACGCCCTCCCCCGCGACGCCTGGCTCCGCGTCTTCCGCCACCTCTCGCCCCGCGAGCTCTGCCTCTGCATGAGCGTCTGCCGCACCTGGAGCCGCTG GTGCTGCGACCGGCGGCTGTGGCCGCGCGTGGACCTGAGCGGGCGGGCGCCCATCACGCCCCCGATGCTGAGCGGGCTCGTGCGGCGCCAGCCCCTCGCCCTGGACCTCAGCTGGACCCGCGTCTCCCGCAAGCAGCTCTCGTGGCTCGTCGCCCGCCTGCACG GGCTGCGGGAGCTGGTGCTGAGCGGGTGCTCGTGGGGGGCGGTGTCGGCGCTGGGCTCGGCGCCGCTGGCCTCGCTGCGGCTGCTGGATCTGCGCTGGGTGCCCGAGCTCTCCGACACCCGCCTGAGGGAGCTGCTCCTGCCGCGGGACCCCCGCCACG ccccccccgagGGCCGCGGGCGGCTGCCCAACCTGGTGGAGCTGCGCCTGGCCGGGCTGGAGGTGACGGAGGCTTCGCTGCGGCTGGTGGCCCGGCAGGCCCCCCAACTGGCCACCCTGGACCTGAGCCACTGCGGCCGCCTCGGGGACGGGGCCCTGGCCGCCCTCGGCGCCCTGCGGCACAGCCTGGCCGAGCTCAACCTCGCAG GCTGCCCGCGGGTGACGGACCGGGTGCTGCGGGGGCTGGGCCGCTGCCCCGTCCTGCGCCGCGTCGACCTGCGCTGCTGCCGCCAGGTGAGCCCCGAGGCCTGCGCCCGCGTCTGCCAGAGCCCCGGCGCCTTCCGCCTCCCCGAGGACCGGCTCCTGCTCAGGGACAcctag